From the Candida dubliniensis CD36 chromosome 2, complete sequence genome, the window TTCCACCAAATGTGATTAATTTGATGTACAACTCAGTATTTTCAAACTCTAATACACATTCGACCCAacacatacatatatactTGTCACTTATACAACAATAagtattgtttttgtttttttgaatgaaaaaaaggTTAGCCTTGTTTGATGATTCGGATGATAATTCTGAAACGGACTCGGAACAGCTGAAactcaaattgaaaaagaaacaattcaaaattcCAGAAGATCTCCAACTGCCATCCCTTGCAGAAAATGACCAAAATGAAGACTACATGAAGTATGAATTGCGTGATGACATAGACATAGAATCAACTGAAAATGCCAGCAATAAAAAAGAACGTTCACTTTTTCTGGATCCCAGCTCATCAATTGGTCTTTCAATAATGGAACGAATGGGGTTTAAAATCGGCAATACATTAGGTAATTCAGCCACTGCAATTAAAGAACCAATTGAAGTATCTATTAGAAGTGGTAGAGAAGGTCTAGGGGGTGAATTTAGATCACCTCTGTACAAACAAAAGGACGTtgaaaacttgaaattgaacctagcaaatttgaataaacaaagaagagaattgaaagatttgaaaGGAATTATGAGACTCtgttttgatttgagtGGTGAAcatgatgattttttagATGGAAAAGATCTTagtaaaataaataactTTTGGCGACCATATGTAAAAATTTATCTTGCAAAAGAGCAGAGTCAAACTGTTGGTTCACTGAAAGCAAAATTTAATGCTGCAGAGGCACTACAACTATTTGAACAAGAAGTTGAGAATATCGAGCAGACATTATCTGATCTACTAAATTATCTACGTGTAACTCATAACTATTGCTGGTATTGTGGGGTAAAATATATTGACCAAAATGACTTGCTTGTTAACTGTCCAGGTAAAAATCGTGATATACATTTGACTATCTAGTACAATGCATCATTAAACAACTTTTCTCTATATCTTTTGTGATTCAAATAAGCCTCATCGATTTGGCTTGAAGTAAGCACATCACTTCCATCGAGACGTTGTGGAAGCTTCTTAATCTCATCACTacttaatttatcaaatcgCAAATAAGGATAGTCAGGATGAGCATAGATAGCTGGTGATTTTTTAGCCTTTTCGTAGATTTCACCTGTTACGTTAGGTAAATAGTTCACATTAACACCGGAAACTTGCACACTACTACCCCACGCTATTTGTAACCTGCAGTCATTGATCATGTAGCCATACATGTTTAAAAAAGCACTTTCTGTAGCTGATCTTGAATAAAACTTGACATAACCAGTTTGGTAGTCCCTGGAAACACGACAGTATATTATATCCCCAAACCCTATGAAATGCTGTTCAAGTTCGCTCTCAGTGATACGTCCAGACAATCCACTAATTGTCAAACTTGTGTTATTTGGATCAGTAAATTGGTTTAGAGCTGGTTGTGGTTGGGGCACAGGAATTCTGTGATGATCTAGTTTTGTGACTGGCTGGGAACTTGTATCCACATTAGATCCTGCTGCTAAGCCAACTCTGATAGCTTTGGATCCAATGGTATAGCCCTGCATTTCCTTTAGTGCTCGGTTCATTGTTTCGGGTGAATGAAATTTAACAAACCCGAAACCTTTACTTTTTCTAGTTGAAGAATCAACGATAACTTTAGCTTgcttgatttgatttggataCTTCATGCTAAACTTGTTGAATAAGGTGGCATCAGATACCTCGGGAGCTAAATCTCcaataaaaatagaatattCATTGGACAAATTGGTACTGCGATCATTACTGCCTGTTGAGTTTCTGCCAGAATAGTTTAGTTTGAAAACTCTATTTGAGTCCGGAACTTTTTGCCCATTTCTCTGTATGGCCAAATCAATGGACTCTTTGTCTCTAAAAGTCACAAAGCAATAGCTAGGCTTCAGTGGTTGTAGTCGATCTCTCATGATTTTGACGTGATGGGGTTTTGATACTAATTTTGTCcacaaattatcaattgattcttctGTCCAATGGGGATCTAAATCACCCATCCACATCTGAAACTCGTTATTCCTCAAAGGTACGCTGTGTTGCTGATAAAGATTCTGTCTAGCTTTAtaagatgatgatgatgctaGTGTCTGTCTTTGTCTGTAACTTGTATGAGGTGTCTGATGGTAACCATTGTTGAATCTTCCCCGGTTGCTAGCACCACGGTTACCTCCGCCATTACTTCCTCTCAGGCGAGAAGAGTAACTCGAAGAGTATCCTCTAGGTCTGTACCCAGAATTTTGATATGTAGACATTTGTAATGTATAGTGTACTGGAGAGTATCGATGATCAAGGCGGTTGTTAAATTTATctaactttttctttggttagtttttttggcttgatttttttttttttttttttcgttttaAGTTTTTTTCCGTTTTGTATGCTGCAAAGTTTGATTCAATGGTAGGGGGGCATAATTGCCTCCTGTCCCAACAACTGAACGATACGTTTTctctaatttttttctttgcaATTTGATCCAATCATGGTCAAAGCAGTCATTGATATCCATCCTAGATGCAGCTTCAACTTGGAGTAACCGTTTGATACAAGATTTGCCTGAGAGACTGACTTTATTGAATTGTGGTTTTGCAAGATTCAACTGGCCAAGACGTGAAGCcttaattattttttctttactCTCGGAATAGAAAGGCGATACACCAGATAGCAATATGTGTGTAATCACACCTAATGACCATATATCACATTTGAAATCGTAAGGTTGGACTGCTTTATCGCCAGATTTATCAGACTTGAATACCTCTGGTGCGCTGTATTCGAGAGTACCCACACATGTGTTGGTTCTGTTGTTATGTCCAAGATATTTTGCAATTCCAAAATCACATAAGTagatttttgttttcggAATTGGTAGTTCAAGTAATATATTGTCGAGTTTAAGATCCCGGTGGAcaatttttagttttttatGTAGAAATTGTAGTGCTTTCATTATTTGGAACACAATAA encodes:
- a CDS encoding RNA binding protein, putative (Similar to S. cerevisiae NAM8;~In S. cerevisiae: this is an RNA binding protein, component of the U1 snRNP protein. Mutants are defective in meiotic recombination and in formation of viable spores, involved in the formation of DSBs through meiosis-specific splicing of MER2 pre-mRNA.) — its product is MSTYQNSGYRPRGYSSSYSSRSRGSNGGGNRGASNRGRFNNGYHQTPHTSYRQRQTLASSSSYKARQNLYQQHSVPLRNNEFQMWMGDLDPHWTEESIDNLWTKLVSKPHHVKIMRDRLQPSKPSYCFVTFRDKESIDLAIQRNGQKVPDSNRVFKLNYSGRNSTGSNDRSTNLSNEYSIFIGDLAPEVSDATLFNKFSMKYPNQIKQAKVIVDSSTRKSKGFGFVKFHSPETMNRALKEMQGYTIGSKAIRVGLAAGSNVDTSSQPVTKLDHHRIPVPQPQPALNQFTDPNNTSLTISGLSGRITESELEQHFIGFGDIIYCRVSRDYQTGYVKFYSRSATESAFLNMYGYMINDCRLQIAWGSSVQVSGVNVNYLPNVTGEIYEKAKKSPAIYAHPDYPYLRFDKLSSDEIKKLPQRLDGSDVLTSSQIDEAYLNHKRYREKLFNDALY